Proteins encoded together in one Quercus lobata isolate SW786 chromosome 3, ValleyOak3.0 Primary Assembly, whole genome shotgun sequence window:
- the LOC115982625 gene encoding disease resistance protein RPP2B-like, translated as MVVLPVFYFVNPSDVRNQRESFEEAFDEHEANNLEEVETWRAALKEVGNLSGWHLQNWEYESEVIKKIVDDILHRSKSKFSVITKDLVGTDSPMEELITRYSDLGNNVCMAGICGLGGLGKTTLAKVLYETERNHFEGSSFIANIREVSKKHDLVRLQKQLLAQILEDGNIDIWDVHEGVNTIKNRLRRKKVVLVLDDVDQLDQLENLAREPHWFGSGSWIIITTRDEHLLVQHGVHNRSTPNTLNDHDALKLFCLKSFKNAQPIEDYMQLSKDVVYYAKGLPLALVTLGSFLIKRTINEWRSALKRLKNNPEGKIFDTLKVSYDGLEENCKKIFLDIACFFRGKLKDRVIEILDNCGFAAEIEISVLRDKSLLTIENNKLLMHDLLQEMGWEIVRRESYEEPGNRSRLWLRKDLFCVLTEKRATKAIQAIVLDSYEGDEACRNLEVCPEAFSEMCNLRLLIIDNVRISNVPNHLSNDLRFLEWHGYSAKCLPSSFQPKYLVELKMWFSEIEYLWEGVKYLNKLKLIDLQLSKNLIRTPDFTGVPILERLCLRGCIHLVEIDPSIGKLSRLTVLNLGFCRSLINLPSNMDGLRSLQKLILLGCSKLACLPENLGKIECLEVLDLTGTDIREVPSSINIFICHGCEKQIFKSRLDSFFCIHSLKSLSLSTNKLVSVLPASISQLQKLEALNLGNCIQLQSLPEFPSNLRYINAKGCSSLEPSPTLLSVSNLLQASIAFFNCLKLLEYYEGSDGLAFAILKRYLQGLMYPKTGYKTSNKRKDRSGAAFHIIIPGFEVPPWLTHQRFGNSISIELPLNWCNSRWMGFAICAFFRINCSCYSIERYSLKGHVIALGDMPHSPHHIFEVLIGETSFEYSVGHLFLLYLSLDDWLSTGWNYQCSRIKVVFDTNSPRVEVIKSAVRLIHEQDVEDFNLTIAQCSSSCVNTSEGTERGTS; from the exons ATGGTAGTTCTGCCAGTTTTTTACTTTGTAAACCCATCTGATGTACGGAATCAGAGAGAATCTTTTGAAGAAGCCTTTGATGAACACGAAGCAAATAACTTAGAGGAGGTGGAAACATGGAGAGCTGCTTTGAAAGAAGTGGGCAATCTCTCCGGTTGGCATTTACAGAATTG GGAATATGAGTCAGAAGTTATCAAAAAGATTGTGGATGATATACTGCACAGATCAAAGTCAAAATTCTCAGTCATTACCAAAGACTTGGTAGGAACAGATTCTCCAATGGAGGAATTGATCACTCGATATTCAGATCTTGGGAACAACGTTTGTATGGCAGGGATTTGTGGTCTGGGGGGGCTGGGAAAGACAACTCTTGCTAAAGTGCTTTATGAAACAGAACGTAACCATTTTGAAGGTTCTAGTTTTATTGCTAATATTAGGGAAGTTTCAAAAAAACATGATTTGGTTCGATTACAAAAGCAGCTTCTTGCACAAATTTTGGAGGACGGAAATATAGATATATGGGATGTTCATGAAGGAGTTAACACGATCAAGAATAGATTACGTCGTAAAAAAGTTGTTCTTGTTCTAGATGATGTTGATCAATTGGACCAATTAGAAAACTTGGCTAGAGAGCCTCACTGGTTTGGGTCAGGGAGTTGGATCATCATAACAACTAGAGATGAACATTTGTTGGTTCAACATGGAGTCCATAATAGATCTACGCCTAACACATTGAATGATCATGATGCTCTAAAACTTTTTTGCTTGAAATCCTTCAAAAATGCGCAACCTATAGAAGATTATATGCAGCTCTCCAAGGATGTTGTATACTATGCTAAAGGCCTCCCATTAGCTCTAGTAACTTTGGGGTCCTTTTTGATTAAAAGAACAATAAACGAGTGGCGAAGTGCtttgaaaagattaaaaaataaccCTGAAGGAAAAATATTTGATACACTTAAAGTAAGTTATGATGGTTTAGAGGAAAATTGCAAGAAGATATTCCtagatattgcatgtttctttaGAGGGAAGTTGAAAGATAGAGTAATAGAGATATTGGATAATTGTGGTTTTGCTGCAGAAATTGAAATAAGCGTTCTTAGGGACAAATCTCTTCTAACCATAGAAAACAACAAATTGTTGATGCATGATCTACTACAAGAGATGGGTTGGGAAATCGTCCGTCGAGAATCATATGAAGAGCCTGGGAATCGCAGTAGGTTGTGGCTTCGTAAGGATTTGTTTTGTGTATTGACAGAAAAAAGG GCAACAAAAGCAATTCAAGCCATAGTCCTAGACTCATATGAAGGGGATGAGGCCTGCAGGAACCTTGAAGTCTGTCCTGAAGCTTTTTCAGAAATGTGTAATCTCAGATTGCTTATAATCGATAATGTGCGCATCTCGAATGTCCCCAATCATCTTTCTAATGACTTAAGATTTCTTGAATGGCATGGGTATTCTGCAAAATGTTTGCCATCCAGTTTTCAACCAAAATATCTTGTTGAACTTAAAATGTGGTTTAGTGAAATTGAATATCTGTGGGAAGGTGTAAAg TATTTAAACAAGTTAAAACTCATTGATCTTCAACTATCCAAAAACCTTATTAGGACACCTGACTTCACAGGGGTTCCCATACTTGAGAGACTATGTCTTAGAGGTTGCATACATTTGGTTGAGATTGACCCATCTATCGGAAAACTCAGTAGGCTTACAGTTTTAAATTTGGGATTTTGCCGATCTCTTATCAATCTTCCAAGCAACATGGATGGTTTAAGATCTCTTCAAAAACTCATTCTTTTGGGATGCTCAAAACTTGCCTGCCTGCCTGAGAACTTGGGGAAAATTGAATGTTTGGAGGTACTTGATTTGACTGGAACTGATATTAGAGAAGTTCCCTCTTCCATTAATATCTTCATATGTCATGGATGTGAGAAGCAAATTTTTAAGTCAAGGCTTGATAGTTTTTTCTGCATTCACTCGTTAAAATCTTTATCACTATCTACAAACAAGCTTGTCTCTGTCCTACCTGCAAGCATCAGTCAACTTCAGAAATTGGAAGCTCTTAATTTGGGCAACTGCATTCAACTTCAGTCATTGCCAGAGTTTCCATCAAATTTGAGATATATAAATGCTAAAGGTTGTTCTTCCCTAGAACCATCACCAACACTGCTCAGTGTGAGCAATTTGTTGCAAGCATCTATTGCattttttaattgcttaaaGTTACTTGAGTATTATGAGGGCAGTGATGGTCTCGCATTTGCAATACTGAAACGTTACCTACAG GGACTCATGTATCCAAAAACTGGATATAAAACTtctaacaaaagaaaagatagatcTGGAGCTGCATTCCACATCATTATTCCTGGGTTTGAAGTTCCACCATGGTTAACCCATCAAAGGTTTGGGAATTCAATAAGCATAGAGCTGCCACTTAATTGGTGTAATAGCAGGTGGATGGGATTTGCTATATGTGCTTTTTTCAGAATAAATTGTTCTTGCTATTCGATTGAAAGATATAGTCTTAAAGGTCATGTGATAGCTCTTGGTGATATGCCTCACAGCCCTCACCatatttttgaagttttaattGGGGAGACATCCTTTGAGTATAGTGTGGGTCACCTTTTTCTATTGTACTTGTCTCTTGATGATTGGCTAAGTACAGGTTGGAATTATCAATGCAGTCGGATTAAGGTTGTATTTGACACCAATAGCCCAAGAGTGGAGGTGATTAAATCTGCAGTTCGTTTGATACATGAGCAAGACGTGGAAGACTTCAACCTAACAATTGCACAATGCAGCAGTAGCTGTGTCAATACTTCTGAGGGTACTGAAAGAG